Proteins co-encoded in one Aethina tumida isolate Nest 87 chromosome 7, icAetTumi1.1, whole genome shotgun sequence genomic window:
- the LOC109597953 gene encoding ras-related protein Rab-33B-like, translating into MNSEVISKSNATPDRIFKVIVIGDSNVGKTSLTYRFCEGKFLPFAEATIGVDFRTRIIDVDGEKILLQLWDTAGQERHRMSMVRHYYRNTHAIVFVYDVTNRNSFLSLKKWIEESTLNCLADVPCILIGNKCDENQVISTQEAQKFADENNMPLFETSARLDDERNNVDAIFLTLAHKLKNHKKFIQDNPQKTTIKATHVDDCTKSGWYCC; encoded by the exons atgaattccGAAGTAATCTCCAAATCCAATGCCACCCCAGACAGAATATTTAAAGTGATAGTGATTGGCGACTCAAATGTGGGGAAAACGAGTTTAACTTACAGATTTTGTGAGGGAAAATTTTTGCCATTTGCTGAAGCGACAATAGGTGTAGACTTCAGAACGCGAATTATTGATGTGGATGGTGAAAAGATTTTG TTGCAGTTATGGGACACGGCAGGTCAAGAAAGACACAGAATGTCCATGGTGAGACATTATTACAGAAACACTCATGCCATCGTATTTGTGTATGATGTTACTAACAGGAATTCATTCCTCAGCCTTAAGAAATGGATTGAGGAGAGCACACTGAATTGTCTTGCAGATGTGCCATGCATACTCATTGGTAATAAATGTGATGAAAACCAAGTTATCTCCACACAAGAGGCGCAGAAATTCGCTGACGAAAATAATATGCCT CTTTTTGAAACATCAGCAAGATTAGATGATGAACGCAACAACGTTGATGCAATTTTTCTGACGCTGGCACACAAACTTAAAAACCACAAAAAGTTTATTCAAGATAACCCCCAAAAGACCACAATCAAAGCTACGCATGTTGATGATTGCACTAAAagtggttggtattgttgttaa